A single genomic interval of Deltaproteobacteria bacterium harbors:
- the rplJ gene encoding 50S ribosomal protein L10 yields the protein MRVEKNQEIEKLKDSFSRAKSAIVTDYRGLTVSEMNEVRSKLRQASVELRVTKNTLARIAIKGTDSEVLSDSLKGPTAIAFSFDDPVAGAKVLKGLAEEHDDLELKAGLLGDKLLGIADIEALSKLPSKEILLGQLLSVLNGPMRGFVTVLSGNQRSLVQVLSAIGKGKEK from the coding sequence TTGAGAGTAGAAAAAAATCAGGAAATTGAAAAACTTAAAGATAGTTTTTCGAGAGCGAAGTCGGCGATTGTGACGGATTATCGTGGTCTGACCGTATCAGAAATGAATGAAGTCAGAAGCAAACTTAGACAAGCATCCGTCGAGTTAAGGGTTACAAAGAATACCCTGGCACGTATTGCAATTAAAGGAACGGACTCGGAGGTTTTGTCCGATTCGCTTAAAGGGCCTACAGCAATTGCTTTCAGCTTTGATGATCCCGTAGCCGGCGCTAAGGTGCTAAAGGGTCTTGCTGAAGAGCATGACGATCTGGAGCTAAAGGCAGGTTTACTCGGTGATAAACTGCTCGGCATTGCCGATATTGAAGCGCTGTCTAAATTACCGTCCAAGGAAATACTGCTCGGACAATTGCTTAGTGTGCTTAACGGGCCTATGCGCGGTTTTGTTACTGTGCTTTCCGGTAACCAGAGAAGTCTCGTGCAGGTACTTTCCGCTATTGGAAAAGGGAAAGAAAAATAA